CTGGGGCAGGCGCTGGGGGCGCGGGTCCAGCTGCACAAGCCGGTGTCGAGGGGTCAGTTCCTGGCGGCGATCAACCAATGCTTGCCGCGGACGCGGCCAGGTCCCCAGTAGCGGCGCCGGTGCGCTCTGAGAGGTTCAGCCTTCCGGTGGCACAGGCCAGCCCGGCGGCGATGAGGTGCACCAGTTCCCCCGGACGGAAGGGGCCGTTGCGGCTGATGTGGAAACTGGCCCCGCCCGTCTCCAGCTGGTCTTCCCCGGGCGTGGCGGCGGTGACGGCGACCACTCTGGTGGCTTCGAGGTCGCCATACTGGCGGAGGCGATTGGCCACCTCGAACCCGGAGATGTCGGGCAGGACTAGGTCCAGAAGGAGCAACCGGGGCCGGAGCCGGCGGAGCTTGCGCAGCGCCTCCTCGCCGCTGTAGGCGGCGATGACCTCGTGACGGGGGCCGGGCAGGGTCTCGATCAGTCTTCGCATCAGTTGCACGAAGCCGCGGTCGTCGTCCACCACCAGGATGCGGCTGCCGGCACCGTTGATGCCTGCCTCCGCCATGACGTGCGCCAACCCCTCCGCGGTGACCGGCTTGGTCAGCACGGCATCGAAGCTGCCCCGCGTGGAGAGCCAGTTGGCGCTGGGCAGGGGGCAGCGGATGAGGGGCAGGTCCGGGGACAGGCGCTCCAGCAGCGGCTCAGCGTCGCCGAATGCCTCGGCCCCGGCTGTCTGGTTGACCATCACCGCCACGGGCCGATGAGCCTCCAGCGCCGACTCGAGATCGCTCGGCCCGCCCACGGCGACGAAGTCGTACCCCTCCAGACGTCTCCGGAGGTAGGAGCAGGCGACACCGTCGTCGTTGAGCAGCAGCACGGCGGGGGCGACGGCAGGAACCGAGGTAGGCGAGGGCCGCCGCCCTAGGGAGACCTGCTTGGTTTCCGAAGGCAGGGAGAAGCTGAAGGTGCTTCCCGCTCCGACCTCGCTTTCGGCCCATATCCTTCCCCCGTGGAGCTGCACCAACCGCTTGGCGATAGCGAGGCCCAGGCCCTTGCCGGAATCCTCCTGAACCTTGGGCCGGCCGATTTGATAGAACTCGTTGAAGATGGTGGTCAGCTCCGACTGGGGTATGCCCGACCCCGTGTCGGACACCGATACCACCACCTCCTCGCCGGCGTCGGCCACGCGAACCACCACCCCGCCCTTCTGAGTATGGCGGATGGCGTTGGTGAGCAGGTTGAAGAGCACCTGGCGGATGCGGACCGGGTCCAGAGATAGGGGCGGTGGCGTGCCGCTGACCTCTACCCGGAGCTCGAGTCGCTTCTGCCTGGCCAGAGAGCGCACCAATTCCACGGCCTCCTCGGCGATGGCCACCAGATCCCCCGTCTCGCGCTGCAGGGGCAGGGCCAAGGCGTCGGCCCGGGCCAGGTCCACGATGTCGTCCACCAGGCGGGAGAGATAGCCAGCGTTGCGCTGGAGCTCGGCCAGGTCGCGCCGCAGCCCGTCGGGCCAAGCTGCCATGCCGTAGAGGTCGGGGTTGGAGTAGATCAGGCGGCTGAAGCCGAGGATGACGTTGAGGGGGGTGCGGAGCTCGTGGCTGAGGTTGGTGGCGAAACGGTGGCGCAGGTCGCGCAGGATGTCGGCCTCCCGGCACACCAGGGCCAGCTCCAGGTTGGTCTTCTCCAACAGGCGGTACGAGAGGTTGAGGTCCTTGATGGTGCGGCCAAGCTTGCCCCGCTCGTCCCGGAGTTGTTCCGACATGGCCACCGCTTCCAGCGTCTGGCGGGAGTAGCGCCATAGGAGGTCGTAGAGGGGCCGGAGGGCCAGCCAGATGCCGGTGGAGAGGGCCAACACCAGGGCGGCGGAGGAGGCAGATGGCTCCTGGCTGTGGAGTAGGGCGGCGCCCAGGGCGCCCACCACGGGCGCGGCTCTGGGCTGGAGGACAGCCCCCGCGGCCAGAGCCGCGCCGACGAAGATGAGGGCGGCCGCCGCCGGGCTGACCCAGGCCAGGTGGGCGGTGCCCAGCGAGAAGATCAGGGTCACGAAGAGCCAGCCGGCTAGGCGGGGGCTGGCCTGGGAGAGGGCGACGTTCAGGAGGAGCAGCAGGGTGAAGGCGATGCTCAGCCATTGAGTGACAGAGGGAGCGCCGCTGGCGGTCACCTGCTGCCACCAAGCCAGGCTGGAGAAGGCGAAGCTCATCCAGAGGAGCGAGCTCAGAGTGGTGTGGCGGATCTCCTCGGCGCCGGCGCGCTCGGCCCTCGCTACCTGCTCGGGTTGTAGTTCCGCTGCCTGCATGGCGCCCTCCCTCTCCGGCGTGAGACCGCACCCGGCGGCCGGGTGCAAGTGCCGACACGCAGTTGCATGTCAGGTACGCGTCCTATCGGCGTCAGGTTTTCGCGGCGGTGGCGGTCTCCATCGGCCTATAATGGTGGTGTCATCGCGGAGCGTAGGCGGTCTGGATGCGGACATTGTGCGCGCGGACGGCCGCGGTTGGCAAGCACCACCTGCATCTAGACTGGCGAGCGGGGCGGGGAGGAACGATGGCGGAGAAGCTGGCGATAGAGGGAGGGCCGAAGGCGGTCAGGGTAGGGCTAGAGGACCGCTGGCAGGTGGCGGGGGAGCGGGAGAAGGGCTACGTGAATGCGGTGCTGGAGGATCTGAGCACGGCCTACTCCCAGTTGGAGCTCTTTGAGGAAGAGTTTCGCCGGTTTGTGGGCACCAAGCACGCTTTGGTGATGTGCAACGGTACCGCCACCCTGCACTCGGCCATCTTTGCCGCTGGGGCCCGTCAGGGCACGGAGGTGATCGTGCCCTCGGTGACCTGGCACGCCTCCATCACCCCCATTTTGCACTGCGGGGCCACGCCGGTGTTTTGCGATGCCGACCCCGAGACCTACTGTGCCGATCCGGAGGATGTGGCCCGGCGTATAACCGAGCGCACCGTGGCCATTGTGGTGACGCACGTGTATGGCAACCCGGCGGACATGGACGCTCTGCGTGACCTAGTGAAGGGCACCAGCATCAAGCTGATCGAGGATGCTTCTCACGCCCATGGGGCCACCTGGGATGGGGCTCAGGTGGGGAGCGTGGGGGATGTGGGGTGTTTCAGTCTGCAAGCTTCCAAGGCGGTGACGGGGATCGAGGCGGGGGTAGCCACCACCGACGATGACGAGCTCTATGATGCCATGGTGGCCTTGGGCCACTATGGGCGCTGTGAGCGGTTGTTTGTGACCGAGCGGTTCAAGGAGTTGCGCAACATGGGGTTGGGCATCAAGTACCGGGCCAATCCTTTGGCGGTAGCCATGGCGAGGGCGCAGTTAGAGCGGCTGCCGGAGCTCAATGAGAAGCGGGGGGCCTGGTTTGGCCAGCTTGACCAGTTGATGGCGGGCATTCCTGGGGTAAGCGTACAGAAGACCTACGCCAAGGCCAAGCGGGGAGGGATGCTGCTTTACACTGGCCGGATAGACCCGGAGGTGGTGGGGGCGCCGGTGGACATAGTGCTTAGGGCGTTGGTGGCGGAGGGGGTGAGGACCACCCCTGGGATCACGCCCTTTGGGTATGGGGTGATGCACCTAGAGCCCTTGTTCAACCACTTCTCGTTTGAGGGGTTGGGGGGTCCGTGGGGGGATCTGCCTGTGGGGGCGAGGCGGCCGATGAAGCGGGGGGACTTGCCGGTAAGCGAGGCCATACATGATACCGCCTTTTGGCTCACCACTCCGGTGGACCCGCCGCAGGAGTGGGTAGAGCAGACGGCCTATGCTTTCCGCAAGGTGGCCGGGCAGGGGGAGAGGCTGGCGGAGCTGGCGAAGGCGGCGGTCTAGCGATCGAGCCCGGCGGGGATATCGGGTGGGAAAGGAGGTGTGAGCGGGGATCGAGCCGTACGTCCTGGAGTCGTAGCTATGGCGGTGCACTGCAGCCGACGTAGGTCGCCGAAAGGGTAAGGAGGGCAGGAAGATGGAATCGGCCAAGATGTATTCACGGCGTAGGGCGCTGAAGATCGGTGTCGGCATGCTCGGCTTGGGTGGTCTGGCGGCCTGTGCGCCCGCGGCCACACCCCAGGTGGTGGAGAGGGAAGTCACTGTCATAGTCCAGGGGACCCCGCAGATTGTGAAGGAGACCGTGGTAGTGCCGGCTGCTGCCGGTCCTGTCAAGATCCGCTGGGCGGTGAAGACCTGGGACGAAATGCGGATGAAGGTCATTGACGACTGCGCCCAGGAAGTCATGAAGCTGGACCCAGGTATCGAGGTAGTGGTAGAGCCCAGGCCGGGCCAGGGCTATTGGGAGAAGCTGCAGACCGAGTTCGCCGGAGGTGTGGCTCCGGACGTCACGTACAACCAGATGAACTGGGTCATCCCGGGGGCGGCCAGGGGGATGTTCCTGGACATCAAGCCCTTCATGGAGCGGGACAACTGGACCCTGGAGGACTACTGGTACCCCATGGACCTCGAGTGGGAATGGCAGGGCGGGCTGTACGGCACGCTCATGGTGGCTAACGGCCAGACCCTGTGCATCAGCACCACGCTCATGGAGCAGGCTGGCCTCGATCTTCCGGACGAGGACTGGACCTGGGACGACCTCCTGACCTACGCCAAGGCGATGACGGACAAGGAAGCGGGCCAATGGGGCCTCCTTGGGGCAAACTCCGCACCACCATATTGGTTGTGTGCCTTCATCCACGGCGCTGGTGGGTCAGTGCTCAATGAGGACTACAACAAGTGCACCATCACTGATCCAGTGGCAATGGAGGCAATCCAATGGGTCGCCGACCTGATGTTCACACATGAAGTACTTCCCACACCGGCTCTGCTTGAGGGTATGGAGAGTCCGTTCCTAACCGGCAAGGCCGGTATGTCTTTTGAGCTGGTGACCGCGGCCAGTACCATCCGTCCCACTTTCGAGGAGCAAGGCTTCGGTTGGCAGTACGTGCACATGCCCAGGCACCCCGTCACAGGGCTTCGTAGCGTTCAGATGGGATCGAACGTCTGGTCCATCATCGCTAACACGCAGTTCCGCGACCAGGCCTGGACTCTGTGCAAGTACCTCGGGGATGTCGAGGGTCAGAAGCGGTGGATGCTGTTTGGGCTGCCCGGCCAGCGGAGCCTGATAGCGAGTGACGAGTTCCTGTCCATGTGGGGTGATCAGGACATCACCATCCCCATTGCAGACCTCGACTGCTGCGGTCACGATTACTACCCGACCTCTGACTGCGGCGAGTGGTGGGGTCTGATGAACCAGGAATTGAGCGTCATCTGGACGGGCGAGGCCACAGTGGAAGAGGCCTGCCGGCGCGCTTGCGAGAAGTGCGATGAGGTCTTCGCACGTCGGCCTCCGCACTACGAGAAGAACCCTCAGGTGAGTTAGCTGGCCCGACGTCGCTGAGCCGGCTAGATGGGGGCCCGAGCCGCGTTCTCGGGTCCCCTGCCCGCAGGAGTGGAGGTTCGATCATGCAGGTAGCCGCCTGGCAGCCGCGGGTGCGTGGGATGTCGTCGAGCGCCAGGAGAGAGGAGTTGGAGGGGTACCTCTGCATCTCGCCCTGGCTCCTCGGCCTTCTCATCTTCACCATTGGGCCGATCCTGGCCTCGCTGTACCTCAGCTTCACCGAGTATGAGGTGGTCAAGCCGCCTGTATTCACCGGGTTGGCCAACTACGTGATGCTGGCCCGGGATGATCTGTTCTGGCAATCACTGAAGGTTACCAGCATCTATACGTTCGTGTCTGTGCCCCTCCGTATTACCCTGTCGTTCGCCATCGCGCTGCTCATGAACCAGCAGGTGAAGTTTCTGGGGCTCTTCCGCACTGCCTACTACATGCCGAATCTGGTGCCGGCGGTGGCCTCGGCGATTCTCTGGGTATGGATCTTCCAGCCCCAGTTCGGTCTCCTCAACGGTTTCCTGCGGGGCATGGGTATAGAGAACCCGCCTCCCTGGTTGGGAAGCACCAAATGGGCGCTTCCCTCCCTCATACTCATGAGCCTGTGGGGCGTGGGCGGTCCAATGTTGATCTACCTGGCTGGTCTGCAGGGCATCCCGACGGAGATGTACGAGGCGGCCGAGATAGACGGCGCGGGGCGAGTGTCGCGCTTCCGCCACGTAACACTGCCGCAGATGTCACCAGTGGTCTTCTTCAACCTGATTATGAGCATTATCGGGTCATTCCAGGTCTTCGCCGCCGGATACATCATGACCGGGGGCGGGCCTCGGTACGCAACCTACTTCTACGTGCTCTACCTGTACAACAACGCCTTCAGCTTCTTCAGAATGGGATACGCTTCTGCCCTGGCCTGGATTCTCGCTATCATCATCCTGTTTTTCACTGTACTGGTGTTTCGGTCATCAGCAGCCTGGGTCTACTACTCCGGCGAACTCAAGGGGAGGGCGTAGTGGTCACGGACGAGAGGCAGATGTCGGTCTCGCGCCCTGCCGCCTACAGGCCTGCGCCATCTCTTTGGGCGCGCAAGTCGGTGCAGCGAACGGTCGGCCGGTTGGTACTCTATCCCGTTCTTGTGGGCGGAGCGGTCATCTTGTTGCTCCCGCTGGCCTGGCTGCTTTCCAGTTCGCTGAAGCCTCTAGGGCTGATCTTCGTAGTTCCTCCCCAGTGGATCCCTTCGCCTATTAGGTGGCAGAACTACGTCGAGGTGTGGCAAGCCATTCCCATGGCGCTCTTCGCCCGCAACACGATTACCATCACCTTCTTCGCTGTGCTGGGCACGGTCGCATCGGCCTCGATCGTGGCCTTCGGCTTCGCGCGGTTGCGTTTCCGGATGCGGGACGTGCTGTTCCTTGTCCTTCTCTCGACCATGATGATCCCCGGTCAGGTCACGTTGATTCCCCAGTACATACTCTTTCGCACCCTTCGTTGGCTTAACAGCTTCCTTCCCCTGATCGTGCCATCCTACTTTGGCGGAGGCGCGTTCAACGTCTTCCTGCTGCGCCAGTTCTACATGACTCTGCCTCTGGAACTGGATGACGCCGCCCGCATTGACGGATGCAGCACCTTCCAGATCTACCGTCGGATCATCCTTCCGCAGTCCAAGCCTGCGCTGGGCGTGGTGGCCATCTTCGGGTTTATGGGACACTGGAACGAGTTCTTTGCCCCCCTCATCTACCTGAACTCGACCGAGAAGTACACCCTGGCTCTGGGCCTCAACTTCTTCCGCTCGGTTGAGTACAGCGCCTGGCACCTGCTGATGGCCGCTTCCCTCATGACGGCCCTGCCGTGCATAGTGGTATACTTCCTGGCCCAGCGCTACTTCATACAGGGGATCGTCTTCACCGGCATCAAGGGCTGATGTCAGTCGGAGGACACCGGACAACCCCGACCCGGCCGGCATGAGTTCGCCTGCCGCATCAGGGCATCCGGGTCGCCTTCCAGGAGCTCAAACATGACTCACCCCCTCCGCTTCCTCGACGTCAACTGCGCCATCGGACCCTACTACAACCCACCGACAGGCCACGACTGGTCGCTCGCCGGGTTGCTCGCCAAGATGGACCACCTGGGCATCGCCGAGGCCTGCCCCGCCTGCCTCCTAAGCCGCGACCTGGACCCGGCCACCGGCAACGAGTGGCTGGTCCAGCACGCCCCCGCCTCCGACCGCATCCACCCGGTGTGGACCGCCGCGCCCCACCATACGGGCGAGTTCCCTGCCCCCGAGGACCTTCTCACCCTCATGCGCCGGCACGGCGTCCGGATGTTGCGGCTCTGGTTCTATCCCAGCGCCTTCCTGGATCGGCTGGACCTGCCCTTGCTGGGGGAGCTCTTCGATGCGCTGGCTCAGCACCGGGTCCCCCTCCTGCTCGACGTGTCGGAGCCGAACCTGCTGCGGGTCTCCGACCTGGAGCCGGTCCTCCGCGGCTGGCCCGCGATGCCGGTGATCCTGAGCGTGCCCAAGCAGAGCCAGAACGAGCGCTGGTTCTACTACCTGTGGGAGAAGTATGACAGCTTCCACCTGGACCTGCCCGGCTACCAGATCCTGGGAGGTATCGAGGCCGTGGTGGCTCGCTTCGGCCCTGCCAGACTGGTATACGGCTCAAGGTACCCCTACTTCACCCCCCTCCAGTCCATGCTGCAGCTCATCTACAGCGAGGTAGAGGAGGAAGCCAAGAAGGCCATCGCCGGGGATACGGTGCGTCGGCTGCTGCAGGAGGTGGGGCTGTGAGCGCCATCATGGAGCGAGCTCTGCGGGGAGAGTCGCTGGCCGGCCTCGGGCTCATTGACTTCCACGTCCACCTGGGGAAGTGGTCCGGTCTCAACATACTGGCCCACCATCCGGAGGAGATCGTACGGCGCGCTATGGCCCTCGGGCTGGAGCGCATCGTGGTCAACGGCGTGATCCATCCCCAGCTCACGGCGAGCAACGACCTGGTGGGCGACCTGGTCCGGCGCTATCCGGGCTTCGTCATTGGCCTGGCGGTCACGAACCCCTACCAGCACGACATGGCCCACGAGGTCCGCCGTTGCTTCGACGAGCTAGGTATGCGGGGCGTGAAGCTGCATGCTATGCATGAGACCTACCAGTCGCCGCAGCCGCTCCTCGCCTACCGGGAACAGTGGGAGAGGCTGTTCGCCTTCCTTTCCGACCGCGGGGCCCCGGTGCTCTACCACGGAATCGTGACCGAGGATATGATCCGGTCCTGGCCGGACGTGCCCTTTGTGATGGCGCACGGGGTGAGCAGCCCGGAGCAGATGGTGAGGCTGAGCCGGTACCCCAACTTCCACGTGGACACGGCCTCCACCCAGAACCCGTACTTCGCCGTGACGCGGGCGGTGAGCCTGCTGGGCGCGTCGCGCGTGATCTGGGGCACCGACGCCCCCTGGGATGACTTCGCCCAGCGGCTGGGAGTGGTCCTGGACACGGACCTGCCGGTGCCGGACCTGCTGGCCATCCTGGGCCGCAACGCTGCCCGCCTGCTAAGACTCGAGGAGTAGCCCCTTCACGGAGCGGGGCTGCAAGGAGAAAGTGACTATGGCAACCGTGACGGTAATGACGGCCGAGGACCGCCGGGAAATCCTGCGCCGGGGCTCTAGCGGCCCCGTGCACCAAGGCCTCATCCCCCTAGGCGGCTGGTACGGCCAGGAGGAAATGGACGCCATCCGACAGGTGTTGGAACACGGCGCCCGCTACTGGGTGGGTTTCGGGGGCGGGCCGTACGTGTCCAGGTTCGAGGAAGAGTTCGCTGCCTACGTGGGCACCAAGTACGCCCTGGCCGTCAACTCCTGCGGCACCGGGCTGGACCTGGTGATGAAGATCCTGGACCTGGAGCCGGGCGACGAGGTGATCACTACCCCCATTACCTACATCGCCACCAGCCATGCCATCATGGCCGCCGGCGGCACCCCCGTCTTCGCCGACATCGGCGATGGCACCTTCAACATCGACCCCGAGCACGTCGAGCGCAAGATGAGCCCTCGTACCCGAGCCATCCTGCCGGTGCACAACAACGGCCTCTCGGCGGACATGGACGCCCTGCTGGACATCGCCGAGCGCCATCCTCACCCCAAGCATGGCCCGGTGCCCGTCTTCGGCGACGCCGCCCGCGCCTGCGGCGCCGGCTACAAGGACACCAAGGTAGGCAAGAGGGGCACGGCTAACGTCTTCTCCTTCCAGACCTCCAAGAACATGACCACCCTGGGTGAGGGGGGCATGATCACGACAGACGAGGAGTGGGTGGCCCGCCGCACCCGCCGGCTGCACACCTTCGGCTGGGACCGCTGGGAGGGCGAGAGCGTCCTGGTCGAGCCCGGCTTCAACTACCGCATGACCGGCATCCAGGCGGCGGTGGGCTCGGTGCAACTGGCCAAGCTGGATCAGATGAACGAGAGGCGGCGCGAGCGGGCGGCCAGGCTAACCGCGCTGTTGCAGGCGGCCGCGCCCGGCATCCAGACGCCCATCGAGCCGGAGGGGTACACCCACATCTACTACGGCTACACGGTGATGGTGCCCAAGGAGTGGGCGGGGGAGAAGCGGGACCGGTTCATCGAGCGGATGCAGCAGGACTACCAGGTGGGCGGCGTGGTCATGAACTTCGCCGTCACCAAGTACCCCATGCTGCGAAAGCTGGGCTACGACCCCCAGGACACCCCTCGGGCCCTGGAGCACGGCGACAGGCTCTTCTGCCTGCCCCTGCATCCGCAGCTGACCGACCAGGACCTGGAATACATCGCCGCCGCCGTAGGCGAGACCTTCGACAAGATGGCAATGGAACGCTGATGACCCTGATACTACGCGCATTCACGCTGATCACGAAGAGATGATGGAAGATCAGCGGAGATCAACGCAGTATCAGCGTTCATCAGCGTTCCATTCGCGGGGTGTCCAGGAGAGACGCCGATGATCAAGACCATGCGCAGCCCGCAGTACTTCGTGGTGGGGGCCGGCGCCAGCGGGCAAGTAGGAGAACACGCGGCCCAGTTCGGCACTCGGGCC
This genomic stretch from Anaerolineae bacterium harbors:
- a CDS encoding hybrid sensor histidine kinase/response regulator produces the protein MQAAELQPEQVARAERAGAEEIRHTTLSSLLWMSFAFSSLAWWQQVTASGAPSVTQWLSIAFTLLLLLNVALSQASPRLAGWLFVTLIFSLGTAHLAWVSPAAAALIFVGAALAAGAVLQPRAAPVVGALGAALLHSQEPSASSAALVLALSTGIWLALRPLYDLLWRYSRQTLEAVAMSEQLRDERGKLGRTIKDLNLSYRLLEKTNLELALVCREADILRDLRHRFATNLSHELRTPLNVILGFSRLIYSNPDLYGMAAWPDGLRRDLAELQRNAGYLSRLVDDIVDLARADALALPLQRETGDLVAIAEEAVELVRSLARQKRLELRVEVSGTPPPLSLDPVRIRQVLFNLLTNAIRHTQKGGVVVRVADAGEEVVVSVSDTGSGIPQSELTTIFNEFYQIGRPKVQEDSGKGLGLAIAKRLVQLHGGRIWAESEVGAGSTFSFSLPSETKQVSLGRRPSPTSVPAVAPAVLLLNDDGVACSYLRRRLEGYDFVAVGGPSDLESALEAHRPVAVMVNQTAGAEAFGDAEPLLERLSPDLPLIRCPLPSANWLSTRGSFDAVLTKPVTAEGLAHVMAEAGINGAGSRILVVDDDRGFVQLMRRLIETLPGPRHEVIAAYSGEEALRKLRRLRPRLLLLDLVLPDISGFEVANRLRQYGDLEATRVVAVTAATPGEDQLETGGASFHISRNGPFRPGELVHLIAAGLACATGRLNLSERTGAATGDLAASAASIG
- a CDS encoding DegT/DnrJ/EryC1/StrS family aminotransferase; its protein translation is MAEKLAIEGGPKAVRVGLEDRWQVAGEREKGYVNAVLEDLSTAYSQLELFEEEFRRFVGTKHALVMCNGTATLHSAIFAAGARQGTEVIVPSVTWHASITPILHCGATPVFCDADPETYCADPEDVARRITERTVAIVVTHVYGNPADMDALRDLVKGTSIKLIEDASHAHGATWDGAQVGSVGDVGCFSLQASKAVTGIEAGVATTDDDELYDAMVALGHYGRCERLFVTERFKELRNMGLGIKYRANPLAVAMARAQLERLPELNEKRGAWFGQLDQLMAGIPGVSVQKTYAKAKRGGMLLYTGRIDPEVVGAPVDIVLRALVAEGVRTTPGITPFGYGVMHLEPLFNHFSFEGLGGPWGDLPVGARRPMKRGDLPVSEAIHDTAFWLTTPVDPPQEWVEQTAYAFRKVAGQGERLAELAKAAV
- a CDS encoding sugar ABC transporter substrate-binding protein; this translates as MESAKMYSRRRALKIGVGMLGLGGLAACAPAATPQVVEREVTVIVQGTPQIVKETVVVPAAAGPVKIRWAVKTWDEMRMKVIDDCAQEVMKLDPGIEVVVEPRPGQGYWEKLQTEFAGGVAPDVTYNQMNWVIPGAARGMFLDIKPFMERDNWTLEDYWYPMDLEWEWQGGLYGTLMVANGQTLCISTTLMEQAGLDLPDEDWTWDDLLTYAKAMTDKEAGQWGLLGANSAPPYWLCAFIHGAGGSVLNEDYNKCTITDPVAMEAIQWVADLMFTHEVLPTPALLEGMESPFLTGKAGMSFELVTAASTIRPTFEEQGFGWQYVHMPRHPVTGLRSVQMGSNVWSIIANTQFRDQAWTLCKYLGDVEGQKRWMLFGLPGQRSLIASDEFLSMWGDQDITIPIADLDCCGHDYYPTSDCGEWWGLMNQELSVIWTGEATVEEACRRACEKCDEVFARRPPHYEKNPQVS
- a CDS encoding sugar ABC transporter permease, giving the protein MQVAAWQPRVRGMSSSARREELEGYLCISPWLLGLLIFTIGPILASLYLSFTEYEVVKPPVFTGLANYVMLARDDLFWQSLKVTSIYTFVSVPLRITLSFAIALLMNQQVKFLGLFRTAYYMPNLVPAVASAILWVWIFQPQFGLLNGFLRGMGIENPPPWLGSTKWALPSLILMSLWGVGGPMLIYLAGLQGIPTEMYEAAEIDGAGRVSRFRHVTLPQMSPVVFFNLIMSIIGSFQVFAAGYIMTGGGPRYATYFYVLYLYNNAFSFFRMGYASALAWILAIIILFFTVLVFRSSAAWVYYSGELKGRA
- a CDS encoding carbohydrate ABC transporter permease produces the protein MSVSRPAAYRPAPSLWARKSVQRTVGRLVLYPVLVGGAVILLLPLAWLLSSSLKPLGLIFVVPPQWIPSPIRWQNYVEVWQAIPMALFARNTITITFFAVLGTVASASIVAFGFARLRFRMRDVLFLVLLSTMMIPGQVTLIPQYILFRTLRWLNSFLPLIVPSYFGGGAFNVFLLRQFYMTLPLELDDAARIDGCSTFQIYRRIILPQSKPALGVVAIFGFMGHWNEFFAPLIYLNSTEKYTLALGLNFFRSVEYSAWHLLMAASLMTALPCIVVYFLAQRYFIQGIVFTGIKG
- a CDS encoding amidohydrolase family protein translates to MSAIMERALRGESLAGLGLIDFHVHLGKWSGLNILAHHPEEIVRRAMALGLERIVVNGVIHPQLTASNDLVGDLVRRYPGFVIGLAVTNPYQHDMAHEVRRCFDELGMRGVKLHAMHETYQSPQPLLAYREQWERLFAFLSDRGAPVLYHGIVTEDMIRSWPDVPFVMAHGVSSPEQMVRLSRYPNFHVDTASTQNPYFAVTRAVSLLGASRVIWGTDAPWDDFAQRLGVVLDTDLPVPDLLAILGRNAARLLRLEE
- a CDS encoding DegT/DnrJ/EryC1/StrS family aminotransferase, with protein sequence MATVTVMTAEDRREILRRGSSGPVHQGLIPLGGWYGQEEMDAIRQVLEHGARYWVGFGGGPYVSRFEEEFAAYVGTKYALAVNSCGTGLDLVMKILDLEPGDEVITTPITYIATSHAIMAAGGTPVFADIGDGTFNIDPEHVERKMSPRTRAILPVHNNGLSADMDALLDIAERHPHPKHGPVPVFGDAARACGAGYKDTKVGKRGTANVFSFQTSKNMTTLGEGGMITTDEEWVARRTRRLHTFGWDRWEGESVLVEPGFNYRMTGIQAAVGSVQLAKLDQMNERRRERAARLTALLQAAAPGIQTPIEPEGYTHIYYGYTVMVPKEWAGEKRDRFIERMQQDYQVGGVVMNFAVTKYPMLRKLGYDPQDTPRALEHGDRLFCLPLHPQLTDQDLEYIAAAVGETFDKMAMER